The Electrophorus electricus isolate fEleEle1 chromosome 24, fEleEle1.pri, whole genome shotgun sequence DNA window AGCTATCTTACAGTCTATCTAAAAAGTATTGACCGGACTCTTGCGTTGtatgcttgcttgtttgtttttctgaccCAGTTCCATCTCACGTGTCTGATTCACGTGCTGATTAACTTACCATGGTTGGTGGGAACGTGTCCTGCAGTTGGAGTCTGAATTGCACCCTGCAAGCGACAGACATTGTGAATTAGTCTTGATTAAATCACTAAGTTACGACTCGTTACAAGTAATCATTACATAACTAAGGAGACGTGCCACCATCTCAGAGGTGTTGACGTAAGATTGCTGAATGGTGTTGACGTTCTCCTGTCCTCTTGCTTGAAGCAAAAACTCGCATCTAAAGCAACACAAGTCCagagaatagaaaaaaaaaccttgagaaCAAACACCTAATAACTAACTTTAAACACTACACTTAAATACACCACCTTTCTGTGATCAATACAGTCTTTTTTGCATTGCTGAGACATTATACATTACTGAGAGTTTCACATACATAGCTTGCATTCCGGTCTTTGCAGCAAGTCTGATGTTTTAcggtatgtatttaaaccctgtcttggtccctgtgtcttggctgttcatcaAATGTTTGGATGAATGGATGCTTGAATGGATGTAAAGTCGTGTTTAACTTTCCTAGCCTGTATGTTAATTCTAGCCTTCGTGTTTTTTAGTCTGAGTTCTCCCTAGCCGGTTATATTCTGctccccgtttgccttcgtgtgtttgtttatcatgtatcccccGTACTCTCCGgtttggctcaatgaccctggaccgttataatgactctgaatctggatttgcccctaataaagcTCACTTGTGTCCGCCTCCTTAGCGCTCATCGTTACATTAAATCTTGCACCATGTTTTACACTATGAGATTAAGTTACCATgtaattttgcacattttaaaagaagCAGTGTGTTACCGTGGGAACCACTTAGCATGTTCCTGCCATGGATTGTCCCCAGACTCCCAGTCCCTCAGAGCGCCATCACAGAAGAAACACGTCACATTATCGCCATGGCCTGAACAGATCATTAGCCAATCAATGGGTGTTTCAAATTCCTCCCTAAGAGCTAGCTATACGCACAGGTTTATAAGTGATGTGGTctgaaattatacatttaaaaagcagaatgTACTACAGTTGAATGAGCAGCAGTTTCTAAATGATGGAagccttgatttttttttttttttttggtaatgtaatttttaatgCACAGTGAGGTTAAAGCGACTGGTTGCTCGTGTCACTAAACATTTTCCGACTACTAAATGTCTATAATCTTGTTGGCGTTCATACTTTTCTTACGTTTGTTTCCAGTGTAAAGATAGAAAATGTGGTAGTTTTGCTCTACTAATAGTATCAGGCCTATTTCAAATCGCGTGGTCCAGCTCATAATAGCATTGTGAGGTGTATCTCGTGACCTGGCGCACAATTGGGCAGTCCGGTTCTTTCCTCGCAGTTTCACTGCTGCAATTTCACAAAACGAAAGTAGAGATCTCGTGTCAACAGGCTAAAGGATTCAGCAAAGACCCCCGGTGGCTTCGCCGCTGTTCATACTTTCTTGTTCATACCACAAACTACACTGCACGGGTTCACGCTGCTCCGCGCACGCGTTTAAATTACTGTAGGCTACGAGCGCCACTGGTATACAAACCCGTGTAGAAGAAGCCTGCCCTTGCCAGTGCGTCTGGCTGAATTAGAGCTCCCCGGGGCCAGTTGTGAAATGTGGCGAGGCGGCTTTCTTCGGACCCCATCTCCGGGCACACGGCCTGTCCAGTCGTGACCTGTTCTTGCATTTGCTGACTCAAAACCTGTCCATCAACTGAATCGGTGGAGCGTGCAGGGCGCGCAACATTGCCTACATTTCTCCCTAAAACGAAGTCGCAGGCTGGAAAGTGTCTCCGGTGCTCCTCAAACGGGTGGTCGCCCCGGACCCAGTCTTTTAGCGTCCCTTTACAGCAAAAGCACCGAACCGCGTCGTCACTTTCCAAAAAGTAAAAGCCAGCACGAGCGAGGTCCGCCGGTGTAACCGGAGCGTCTCGTGGCCAGTTTTGGAAAGTTCGGAGTCTGTCTTCCTCGCTGCACGTCCCGAACCGCGCCCCCGTGTCTCTCCGTGAGCCCGGGGGGCCCTCGTTTTCGTTGCCGGTCATTCCGCGCACGTCCCACAGCGGTCCGTACAGGTACGGCTCAAATCCGCCACTGGCCATGTGATAGATAGCCGCTGGTAGAAAGGCGAGCCGCCAGCTTTGAAGAATAGCTTTCTGGAAAGAGAAAGCGATAACTGCGCAGTATGCAGCGCTCGCatttctttccctgtctctaTAAGCAAACGACCTACGTTGTGTATTTATCATGACAGTGATGCTTTGCAGagtaaaaaatggaaattaGAGGAAGCGTTAGAAGTTGATCACGCATTTAAACTCTACCCCAGTGGAAAATCAGCAGTTTGTTGTTGAGTTTATTATGCCCAAATAAAAGACTATATAACCTTCGCGAACAAtaatgtagtgaacaactgcggctttttgcattttaaaaaggacatcAACGGGGGAGATGTTTTTCAAACTTATTTAGACCCACGAGGCGGGTTTGGATTACGCTATAATTTAGGCTAATATTTTACCCCTAGAAAGATATCGATTTCGGAAATACGGCGTTTGAGTTTTGCGCTGCTTTTATAGACCGCATAATCTGACTTGGTTTTGGAGCGATTGTCGCATTACTGGGCGGCGGTGGGGTTGGACCACAACACCCAAGATCCTTTACGGGAGCCTTACGTCACATGTTGATCTAGAGCAATATGGCGGCTCACTGAAAACGGATGGACTTCGTAAGCGTTTGGTTTTCGAAATATTAGGGTAAGTTGTTGAATGAAATCGGAAAGGATTATATTTCAGAACAACCGTGTAGGTTTGAAATATGGTGCTTGTTATTTAAAAGTCAATTCGGGGGTTAAAATCGGCCCTGCATTCAAAGCATAGGTTCATTTTTGACCTTATTGTgcctagctaggtagctaacaaGCTAGGAATAGCTGAactgctaacgctagctagcgtCGTAGTCTACCATGAACAGGACTATGTTGTAAGGTTAGCTTAGCTAAGAATCTTGCTAAGGTTATAAATGTTAGCCTTACCTGGTATTGAAAACTGGAATTGTATCTCTTTTacagcttttttttaatcttcaaaTGATGACTGAGTAAATCTAAGAAATGTTCTTCTAAACATGGTGTGCCGCTTTTTTCATTCACTGATCGTCTTAGTATGGTATCTCTCTTGTTCTTAGAATCACCCATTAAAAGTATCTTTCACTgcaaaaaagaagaacaagTCTAGCTAGATATCCATAGATAACTTAACTTAATTTCAGGTTTAGTGTTTACTATGCTCGCAGGCTAGCTATGTGCATGAGCCTGTTTGTGCTTTACCTTGTCATCATTCTACCAGGCATTTTGATGCTTTGAGGTAAGTATTGCTAGGCATGTCTTTAACAGCGTATCCACCTGCTAACTCCTCGAGTCTCTTTAAAATGCCAACGGACATGCTGATGCGTTTAATATGATAAAAAAGCATAAACTTGCAAACCTTGATGTAAACAGAAATTCAAGAGTAGAGCAAATAGTCTTGCTGCAACTTAAACCCTCAGTGTGTCTAGGAGatgaattgtatttttttctggaggGCAGAGTTAGATTGTCCAGTTTGTCATCGAAAAGatcttattgtgtgtgtctgatcatTGCTTCACAGTTAACAATTcagatgtttctttttcccTCAGTCGGTACGACATACCTTCACAGATGGCTGGCGACTCATCAGAAAAAAGAGACTTGGAGGGCTCAGGGGCCAGAGAGCGAAAGCGTAGTCGCTCACGTTCCCGGGACAGAGATCGCAAAGGTTCCCCGGGGAAGGACCGCAAGCGGCATCGATCACGGGAACGGAAACGCTCCCGCAGTCGTTCCAAATCTGCAGAAAGGTGTTTAATCTTCAGTTACTGGGAGCTGTTACTACTGGGAACTGTACTATAATCATGGTTTTCTCCAGCAGGATTTGAATGACCCATTTCATTGTGGGTCACTGTATTGCCTTGTTACTCATTGTCAATTGGAGTGGCTTGTTTAAATCTCCCAAATGTTTGGTCTGAACAGAGATCGCCgtcagaaagacaaagagagagacagagagaaggaccGGGACAGAAGCCGCAAGGACCGGGACAGAGACAAGGATAGCCACAGACGAGATAAAGACCGTAGTAGGAAATCCAGGTAGGAGGTGATCTCTGCTAGAGTCTACTGACTCCTGTGTTACAGAGCAGGAGAAACGGCAGGAGAGGTTCTCCCTACCGTTCTCATCTCCATCCACTAGTCTATTCTCTGTTTTTAGGAGCACTTCTCCTAAGTCCAGGGATGCGAAactgaagagagaaaaagatgtgaagaaagaggaagatgatgaggaagacaagaagaaggagaaggtACCCCGTTAGACAGCCGTGGATTTGCACGCGTTTTCCTCTTCCCCTTCGTCTCGCTTCCTCTTCTTCTCGCTGTGCTGTGTTCCAGgtgcagcctctctctctcgaggAGCTTCTGGCTAAGAAGAAAGCCGAGGAAGAGGCCGAGGCCAAGGTGAGGACATGACACCTATGAACGGACCAGAcgcaaaatatgaaatatttggcATTTTCTGTGCGTTTCATTCTCTTTGACTTCAGTTTTCAAATGATTGGTAACAGTTTCAATCATTTCACTTCTCTTGTAATGTTAGTGTTACTAAGGACGTCGACATCGTCTTGTTTGAGCCAGACCCACTTTAAGGGCCTCGCCATTGTGTCACATGGGCCGCTGAACGTCACATCCCGGATGATGTAATGGACTGGGATGAAGGAGTCTGATTCTGGAGAGTGGTGCGTGGCCTTCACGGCCTTTCCCATTTGTTCCCTGTAGCCGAAGTTCCTGTCCAAGGCTGAGCGGGAGGCAGAGGCTCTGAAGCGCCGGGAGCTGGTGGCAGAGGAACGCCGCCGGCAGATTGACgatgagaggaggaagaggagggtttTCCAGGACATTGGGAGGAAGATGTTGGGTGTGTGCTGGGGCCAACCATCTTAGGGTTTCTTACAGCTTTTTGAAGAGACGAGTGTTGAATTTAAAACACTGACCCATTGTCCATGTGCATTTACGGTCTGTATCCCACCCCTGTGCTGCAGTGTTAATATCCTGCACAGCACATTTTAACCATAAAAAGAATCTTTCACTGTATTGTTAGGAGTTAGCCATTTTATGCATTatcataaatgcacacattttgatcaaatgaataaatacaacaGTGGTTGTTTCATTTCGTTTTAAGCATTCGCCGGAGGCccttatccagagtaacttagTTATATTTAGTACGACAGCCTTTGTGCTTCTTGGGAATTCATTTTGCACTATCCAGCAAGTCGGCAGTGTAGTGAAGCCGCTGTTGAGCGCTAACATGCACGATGCCCCTTGGTGACACCCCCCCTGTGCTTTGGCACGGAACAGAGGACCCTCAGGAGAGAGAGCGGCGTGAACGCAGGGAGCGCATGGAACGGGAGAACAATGGCAACGAGGATGACGAGGGGCGGCAGAAGAtaagagaggagaaagacaaaagcaaaGAGCTCCACGCCATCAAAGTAAGCACGCTCTCATAGCAGGACACGCTCGTCTGCTGCTTGTGGAAACGTCGTCATTACCTGTCGTTTGTTAGAAGGAGCGTGCCCCAGGAACATGGGCAGAAAGTATCTCGAGAGCATGTAGTCCTAAAACCTGTACTTGAGTGATGTTCCACGTTTTCCCACCTGTCGTGTTCCTCAGGAGCGTTATCTAGGTGGGGTGAAGAAGAGGCGTCGCACGAGGCACCTGAACGACCGGAAGTTCGTGTTCGAGTGGGACGCGTCCGAGGACACGTCCATCGATTACAACCCGCTGTGAGTGCCGCACGTATTGTAAACATCAAATATTTGGCTGGCGTTTCGAAGTTTCTGTAGCTTCATTGTGTAGCTTCATCATGTCGACAGAGGTTTTTGTTTAAGATGGAgcttttaatgttattaaaaaaaaaatggtggaTTAGAAATAGACCCGGATAGTTTACCACACGGAGCCACGTCGCGCGCGTCAGAATGTAAGCAGGATCCTCGGCCGTGTGGGAGCTTTTCGCAGCGTAGCTAAATATCTGCATAATCCATGACAAAGGAAGGCCTGACAAACTGAACCATCTCAAACATGTAGCCATGCGTTTGCATGCAAGTCCAGTGGCTCTGGCCCAACATGGTCACGCTATACATATTTTCGGCACACATTCATAgaacattttactttatttgtgCTACGACacattataatgtatataaCATTACTACCCACCGGATATATTTTGAACTGCAGCATTGAGCGTGCTTAGCATTGGGGTAAATAATTAAgtgtttatata harbors:
- the birc7 gene encoding baculoviral IAP repeat-containing protein 7 isoform X2, which gives rise to MINTQRRSFAYRDRERNASAAYCAVIAFSFQKAILQSWRLAFLPAAIYHMASGGFEPYLYGPLWDVRGMTGNENEGPPGSRRDTGARFGTCSEEDRLRTFQNWPRDAPVTPADLARAGFYFLESDDAVRCFCCKGTLKDWVRGDHPFEEHRRHFPACDFVLGRNVGNVARPARSTDSVDGQVLSQQMQEQVTTGQAVCPEMGSEESRLATFHNWPRGALIQPDALARAGFFYTGHGDNVTCFFCDGALRDWESGDNPWQEHAKWFPRCEFLLQARGQENVNTIQQSYVNTSEMGAIQTPTAGHVPTNHESLSGVEAAVSSPVVQAALQMGFQRALVEGLAQSRYLLTGHQYTSISNLVADILREEEEQGSEPSTDPVARQGGSTGGMTTQASAAQNLSTEERLRQLQEERTCKVCMDHQVSMVFIPCGHLVVCRDCAASLHHCPICRSLIRGSVYAFMS
- the birc7 gene encoding baculoviral IAP repeat-containing protein 7 isoform X1, which codes for MINTQRRSFAYRDRERNASAAYCAVIAFSFQKAILQSWRLAFLPAAIYHMASGGFEPYLYGPLWDVRGMTGNENEGPPGSRRDTGARFGTCSEEDRLRTFQNWPRDAPVTPADLARAGFYFLESDDAVRCFCCKGTLKDWVRGDHPFEEHRRHFPACDFVLGRNVGNVARPARSTDSVDGQVLSQQMQEQVTTGQAVCPEMGSEESRLATFHNWPRGALIQPDALARAGFFYTGHGDNVTCFFCDGALRDWESGDNPWQEHAKWFPRCEFLLQARGQENVNTIQQSYVNTSEMVGAIQTPTAGHVPTNHESLSGVEAAVSSPVVQAALQMGFQRALVEGLAQSRYLLTGHQYTSISNLVADILREEEEQGSEPSTDPVARQGGSTGGMTTQASAAQNLSTEERLRQLQEERTCKVCMDHQVSMVFIPCGHLVVCRDCAASLHHCPICRSLIRGSVYAFMS